In Nicotiana tabacum cultivar K326 chromosome 19, ASM71507v2, whole genome shotgun sequence, one DNA window encodes the following:
- the LOC107759696 gene encoding fimbrin-2-like isoform X1, whose amino-acid sequence MAGYVGVLVSDPWLQNQFTQVELRSLKSHFNTMKKENGGLTLADLPSQMAKLKHVGENLTEQDRELFLRDSYKCLDEDVDFELFLRVYLKLQAHATARMGNSAKNSSAFLKSPTSTLLHTISESEKASYVAHINNYLAEDEFLKKFLPIDPSTNDLFEVAKDGVLICKLINVAVPGTIDERAVNMKRMLNPWERNENHTLCLNSAKAIGCTVVNIGTQDFIEGRRHLVLGVISQIIKIQLLADLNLKKTPQLVELVDDSQEVEELMSLPPEKILLRWMNFQLKKSGYKKIVTNFSSDIKDGEAYAHLLNVLAPEYTNPSTLTVRDPLGRAKLVLEHADMMGCKRYLTAKDIVEGSPNLNLAFVAHIFQHRNGLSIQTKQISFVEISPDEAQMSREERSFRFWINSLGNSSYIDNVFEDLRDGWVLLETLDKVSPGIVNWKIATKPPIKMPFRKVENCNQVVKIGKQLKFSLVNIAGNDVVQGNKKLILAYLWQLMRCNMLQLLKNLRFHSHGKEITDAHILEWANSKVRNSGSQSHMASFKDKSLSTGIFFLELLSSVHPRAVNWSLVTKGETDEQKKMNATYIISIARKLGCSIFLLPEDLIEVNQKMILTLTASIMYWHLKQPLEDQTFASSDSDSSSVDTASTSTLDDTASESSADDISNR is encoded by the exons ATGGCTGGATATGTAGGTGTACTGGTATCGGATCCATGGCTGCAAAATCAGTTCACTCAGGTGGAGCTTCGGAGTTTAAAATCTCAC TTTAACACGATGAAGAAAGAGAACGGAGGTCTGACGCTCGCCGACTTGCCTTCACAAATGGCGAAACTGAAACACGTCGGAGAGAATCTTACTGAGCAAGACAGAGAGTTGTTTCTCAGAGATTCCTATAAATGTTTGGATGAAGACGTTGATTTCGAACTATTTCTTCGG GTTTATTTGAAACTCCAAGCACATGCCACAGCAAGAATGGGAAATAGCGCCAAGAATTCATCAGCTTTCCTAAAGTCTCCAACTTCTACGCTACTCCACACAATTAGTGAATCCGAGAAGGCGTCATATGTTGCCCATATTAACAACTATCTTGCAGaagatgaatttttgaaaaaattccTTCCTATTGATCCTTCTACTAACGATCTCTTTGAGGTTGCCAAGGACGGAGTTCTTATCTG CAAGCTTATCAATGTGGCCGTACCTGGAACAATTGATGAACGAGCAGTAAATATGAAGAGAATGCTTAATCCATGGGAAAGGAATGAAAATCATACATTGTGCCTAAACTCTGCCAAGGCAATTGGATGTACTGTGGTCAATATTGGGACTCAAGACTTCATTGAAGGGAGG AGGCATCTTGTTCTTGGAGTAATATCTCAAATTATTAAA ATTCAACTATTGGCAGACCTCAATCTAAAGAAAACACCTCAATTGGTCGAGTTAGTTGACGATAGCCAG GAAGTAGAGGAGCTGATGAGCCTTCCTCCAGAAAAGATCCTGCTTAGATGGATGAATTTTCAATTGAAGAAATCTGGATACAAGAAAATCGTGACAAACTTCTCTTCTGACATAAAG GATGGAGAAGCTTATGCTCACCTCCTAAATGTACTAGCCCCTGAGTATACCAATCCTTCAACGCTCACTGTGAGAGACCCTTTAGGAAGAGCAAAATTGGTTCTGGAACATGCAGATATGATGGGCTGCAAAAGATATTTAACAGCGAAAGATATTGTGGAAGGTTCCCCAAATCTTAACCTTGCATTTGTGGCACATATCTTTCAGCATAG GAATGGTCTTTCAATCCAAACAAAGCAGATATCCTTTGTTGAGATATCACCAGATGAAGCTCAGATGTCCAGGGAAGAAAGATCATTTCGCTTTTGGATCAATAGTCTTGGAAATTCATCATACATAGACAATGTTTTCGAAGATCTGAGAGATGG ATGGGTGCTTTTGGAGACACTTGACAAGGTCTCCCCAGGAATTGTTAATTGGAAAATTGCCACTAAACCTCCAATTAAGATGCCTTTTAGAAAAGTAGAAAACTGCAACCAAGTAGTCAAGATTGGCAAACAATTGAAGTTTTCCTTAGTAAATATTGCTGGAAATGACGTTGTGCAGGGAAACAAGAAGTTAATATTGG CTTACTTGTGGCAGTTAATGAGATGTAACATGCTTCAGCTCTTAAAGAATTTGAGATTTCACTCCCATGGGAAGGAAATTACCGACGCCCACATTTTAGAGTGGGCTAACAGCAAAGTAAGAAACTCAGGAAGCCAGAGTCATATGGCAAGTTTTAAG GATAAGAGTTTGTCAACTGGAATCTTTTTCCTTGAACTGCTAAGTTCTGTTCACCCTCGAGCTGTTAACTGGAGTCTTGTTACAAAAGGGGAAACTG ATGAGCAGAAGAAAATGAACGCGACCTACATAATCAGTATCGCGAGAAAGCTCGGATGTTCAATATTTTTGTTACCTGAAGATTTAATTGAG GTAAATCAAAAGATGATCCTTACGCTGACAGCAAGTATAATGTATTGGCATTTGAAACAACCATTGGAGGACCAAACTTTTGCATCATCGGATAGTGATAGTAGCTCGGTGGACACAGCCTCAACCTCAACGTTGGACGATACAGCTTCTGAGTCTTCAGCGGATGATATTAGTAACAGATAA
- the LOC107759696 gene encoding fimbrin-2-like isoform X2: MAGYVGVLVSDPWLQNQFTQVELRSLKSHFNTMKKENGGLTLADLPSQMAKLKHVGENLTEQDRELFLRDSYKCLDEDVDFELFLRVYLKLQAHATARMGNSAKNSSAFLKSPTSTLLHTISESEKASYVAHINNYLAEDEFLKKFLPIDPSTNDLFEVAKDGVLICKLINVAVPGTIDERAVNMKRMLNPWERNENHTLCLNSAKAIGCTVVNIGTQDFIEGRRHLVLGVISQIIKDGEAYAHLLNVLAPEYTNPSTLTVRDPLGRAKLVLEHADMMGCKRYLTAKDIVEGSPNLNLAFVAHIFQHRNGLSIQTKQISFVEISPDEAQMSREERSFRFWINSLGNSSYIDNVFEDLRDGWVLLETLDKVSPGIVNWKIATKPPIKMPFRKVENCNQVVKIGKQLKFSLVNIAGNDVVQGNKKLILAYLWQLMRCNMLQLLKNLRFHSHGKEITDAHILEWANSKVRNSGSQSHMASFKDKSLSTGIFFLELLSSVHPRAVNWSLVTKGETDEQKKMNATYIISIARKLGCSIFLLPEDLIEVNQKMILTLTASIMYWHLKQPLEDQTFASSDSDSSSVDTASTSTLDDTASESSADDISNR; the protein is encoded by the exons ATGGCTGGATATGTAGGTGTACTGGTATCGGATCCATGGCTGCAAAATCAGTTCACTCAGGTGGAGCTTCGGAGTTTAAAATCTCAC TTTAACACGATGAAGAAAGAGAACGGAGGTCTGACGCTCGCCGACTTGCCTTCACAAATGGCGAAACTGAAACACGTCGGAGAGAATCTTACTGAGCAAGACAGAGAGTTGTTTCTCAGAGATTCCTATAAATGTTTGGATGAAGACGTTGATTTCGAACTATTTCTTCGG GTTTATTTGAAACTCCAAGCACATGCCACAGCAAGAATGGGAAATAGCGCCAAGAATTCATCAGCTTTCCTAAAGTCTCCAACTTCTACGCTACTCCACACAATTAGTGAATCCGAGAAGGCGTCATATGTTGCCCATATTAACAACTATCTTGCAGaagatgaatttttgaaaaaattccTTCCTATTGATCCTTCTACTAACGATCTCTTTGAGGTTGCCAAGGACGGAGTTCTTATCTG CAAGCTTATCAATGTGGCCGTACCTGGAACAATTGATGAACGAGCAGTAAATATGAAGAGAATGCTTAATCCATGGGAAAGGAATGAAAATCATACATTGTGCCTAAACTCTGCCAAGGCAATTGGATGTACTGTGGTCAATATTGGGACTCAAGACTTCATTGAAGGGAGG AGGCATCTTGTTCTTGGAGTAATATCTCAAATTATTAAA GATGGAGAAGCTTATGCTCACCTCCTAAATGTACTAGCCCCTGAGTATACCAATCCTTCAACGCTCACTGTGAGAGACCCTTTAGGAAGAGCAAAATTGGTTCTGGAACATGCAGATATGATGGGCTGCAAAAGATATTTAACAGCGAAAGATATTGTGGAAGGTTCCCCAAATCTTAACCTTGCATTTGTGGCACATATCTTTCAGCATAG GAATGGTCTTTCAATCCAAACAAAGCAGATATCCTTTGTTGAGATATCACCAGATGAAGCTCAGATGTCCAGGGAAGAAAGATCATTTCGCTTTTGGATCAATAGTCTTGGAAATTCATCATACATAGACAATGTTTTCGAAGATCTGAGAGATGG ATGGGTGCTTTTGGAGACACTTGACAAGGTCTCCCCAGGAATTGTTAATTGGAAAATTGCCACTAAACCTCCAATTAAGATGCCTTTTAGAAAAGTAGAAAACTGCAACCAAGTAGTCAAGATTGGCAAACAATTGAAGTTTTCCTTAGTAAATATTGCTGGAAATGACGTTGTGCAGGGAAACAAGAAGTTAATATTGG CTTACTTGTGGCAGTTAATGAGATGTAACATGCTTCAGCTCTTAAAGAATTTGAGATTTCACTCCCATGGGAAGGAAATTACCGACGCCCACATTTTAGAGTGGGCTAACAGCAAAGTAAGAAACTCAGGAAGCCAGAGTCATATGGCAAGTTTTAAG GATAAGAGTTTGTCAACTGGAATCTTTTTCCTTGAACTGCTAAGTTCTGTTCACCCTCGAGCTGTTAACTGGAGTCTTGTTACAAAAGGGGAAACTG ATGAGCAGAAGAAAATGAACGCGACCTACATAATCAGTATCGCGAGAAAGCTCGGATGTTCAATATTTTTGTTACCTGAAGATTTAATTGAG GTAAATCAAAAGATGATCCTTACGCTGACAGCAAGTATAATGTATTGGCATTTGAAACAACCATTGGAGGACCAAACTTTTGCATCATCGGATAGTGATAGTAGCTCGGTGGACACAGCCTCAACCTCAACGTTGGACGATACAGCTTCTGAGTCTTCAGCGGATGATATTAGTAACAGATAA